The following coding sequences lie in one Cotesia glomerata isolate CgM1 linkage group LG5, MPM_Cglom_v2.3, whole genome shotgun sequence genomic window:
- the LOC123264753 gene encoding 39S ribosomal protein L33, mitochondrial — protein MFLTSLNFAKKAKSKHVLMAMESLVSGHTMNRIRERLADKLEFMAFDPYVQKTVLYREKKKLCNIYRLKDTTKPYPVVRKHYWES, from the exons ATGTTTTTGACAAGTTTAAACTTTGCCAAAAAAGCTAAAAGCAA acatGTTTTAATGGCAATGGAAAGCTTAGTAAGTGGACATACGATGAATAGAATCCGTGAAAGACTTGCTGACAAATTAGAGTTCATGGCCTTCGACCCTTATG ttcAAAAAACAGTATTGTACAGAGAAAAAAAGAAGCTTTGTAATATTTACCGGCTGAAAGATACAACGAAACCATATCCTGTGGTTAGGAAGCACTATTGGGAATCATAG
- the LOC123264752 gene encoding DNA replication factor Cdt1, which yields MSQTSVTAYFNSRKRQATDELKNKTKVLILERDKMQITRATDKINEDIELDNESVKIIKKNDATEKINVVKRIIQFDGAKIITPRTPRVTRSRIKSKKNTVLEGQTDIMKSFLKINNEKQNVVFEKKGLLSPRKNLTSKGVIEEQSGESIIPTTIPLMERLAQQDLSLEEIKNRINKSSRLDELKKRIDIINECKKKLDNLQNSDEPLPKIKKFDKIQLEVPVSPQKSLKSPLKTPVKKIDLSSNASPQRRLLFSPKESTPSPVKCSPNKTPAYQRYQSISQSETPALSLPFSYRFLAEVFRCIDTVAAMLFNRKETITFRKLKPAVQELLRHNFTLEHLAQIKSIYPDAYNFSQEKMRNFGSTSKLEKYELVLTPFVENTTKEQSDRDNLNDNNIYNTTSDTTMGPNILLQRRRKLYNALLERTKMHHEIFLKSLESPLIIPKEKITRWHPEFDVDNCPIIEVAELPQPPTTEKALSAKDVLERAKTLFNGNTRMEKALQRLADAKMTLKSDLSPAKSNVDQINQESAKQTEINTSDTVSNSPLTISSNFTNPALKGIPKALLERIRAKQAAKALEAMTRTPNEEKEATIYARLPELAKILRNIFVAEKKCVLLLEFVIDKLDNSYRTKLTSKELEEHIKLMCKLLPTWVTIHHIRKQDYLKISKDVDIAKVVKKYELQANNKVKV from the exons ATGTCGCAGACGTCAGTAACTGCATATTTTAACTCGCGAAAACGACAAGCAACCgatgagctcaaaaataaaacaaaggtCCTCATTTTAGAGCGTGATAAAATGCAAATAACGCGAGCAACTGATAAAATTAACGAGGATATCGAACTTGATAATGAatctgttaaaataattaaaaaaaacgatGCTACGGAGAAAATAAATGTTGTAAAACGAATTATTCAATTTGATGGTGCCAAAATAATTACACCAAGAACTCCTCGTGTTACTCGTTCTCGTattaagagtaaaaaaaatactgtctTAGAAGGTCAAACTGACATTATGaaatcttttttaaagataaataatgaaaaacagAATGTTGTTTTTGAAAAGAAAGGACTGCTTAgcccgagaaaaaatttgacttcaAAAGGAGTTATTGAAGAACAATCTGGTGAATCTATTATCCCGACAACGATTCCCTTGATGGAGCGATTAGCACAACAAGATTTAAGTttagaagaaataaagaatcgtataaataaatcttcaaGATTGGATGAATTGAAAAAGCGTATTGATATCATTAACgagtgcaaaaaaaaacttgataacCTGCAAAATTCAGATGAACCATTaccgaaaataaaaaaatttgacaagaTTCAATTAGAAGTTCCCGTCag cCCCCAAAAGAGTTTAAAATCACCATTAAAGACTCCTGTgaagaaaattgatttatcaTCAAATGCCAGCCCTCAACGACGACTCCTCTTTTCACCTAAGGAATCAACACCAAGTCCAGTTAAATGTAGCCCTAACAAGACTCCTGCTTATCAAAGATATCAGTCTATTAGTCAGAGTGAAACTCCTGCACTTTCCTTACCATTCAGTTACAGATTTTTAGCTGAAGTTTTTCGTTGCATTGATACG GTTGCAGCAATGTTGTTCAATCGAAAAGAAACAATTACGTTCCGGAAACTCAAACCAGCTGTGCAAGAACTTCTTCGCCATAATTTTACTTTAGAACATTTAGctcaaataaaaagtatttatccGGATGCTTACAATTTTAGCCAAGAAAAAATGCGAAATTTTGGATCTACCTCGAAGCTTGAAAAGTATGAATTAGTATTAACACCCTTCGTTGAAAATACAACTAAAGAACAAAGTGATAGGGATAatcttaatgataataatatttacaataccACGTCTGATACAACTATGGGGCCAAACATTCTGTTACAACGACGAAGAAAGTTGTACAATGCATTATTAG AGAGAACTAAAATGCatcatgaaatatttttgaagagtttGGAAAGTCCACTTATCATTCCAAAAGAAAAGATAACTCGTTGGCATCCAGAATTTGACGTGGATAATTGTCCAATTATCGAAGTAGCAGAATTACCTCAACCACCCACCACAGAAAAAGCATTATCTGCTAAGGATGTCCTTg AGAGAGCTAAAACTTTATTCAATGGCAATACTCGGATGGAAAAAGCTTTGCAACGTCTGGCTGATGCTAAAATGACTTTAAAAAGTGATTTATCGCCTGCAAAAAGTAATGTAGATCAAATCAATCAGGAGAGTGCAAAACAAACTGAAATCAACACTTCAGATACAGTTTCGAATTCTCCACTGACAATTTCAAGCAATTTTACCAACCCTGCATTAAAGGGTATTCCTAAAGCTCTACTTGAACGG attCGTGCGAAGCAAGCTGCAAAAGCTTTGGAGGCAATGACTCGTACACCaaatgaagaaaaagaagCCACAATATATGCAAGACTTCCAGAGTTAGCGAAAAttctaagaaatatttttgttgctgaaaaaaaatgtgtacTCCTTTTAGAGTTTGTTATTGATAAGCTCGATAATTCTTATAGAACTAAACTAACATCCAAAGAGTTAGAAGAACATATCAAACTCATGTGTAAATTACTTCCGACATGGGTGACTATTCATCATATTCGAAAGCAagattatctaaaaatatcgAAAGACGTTGATATCGCTAAGGtcgttaaaaaatatgaattgcaAGCTAATAATAAAGTCAAAGTTTGA
- the LOC123265499 gene encoding UPF0389 protein CG9231 isoform X2, which produces MSGFLIRVRPFVRTVRGFRTNSILRNVKPEPSTSGAKPQEASDAKYVINEHHLSNFEKRILVFARKYPSVKDVPDKISAEVMQNCMSKARIRLANYMMALTALSCLTIVIVGKLKKKDKMEEMKAQHDDFRRQITAEFRESVKHDANK; this is translated from the exons atgtCAGGATTTTTAATTCGTGTACGTCCTTTTGTAAGAACTGTCAGAGGATTTAGAACCAATTCCATTCTACGAAATGTTAAACCAGAACCATCAACCTCAGGAGCAAAGCCTCAGGAAGCATCTGACGCTAAATATG taattaatgaACATCatctttcaaatttcgaaaaaagaaTTCTGGTTTTCGCAAGAAAGTATCCCAGTGTAAAAGATGTACCTGATAAAATTTC GGCAGAGGTGATGCAAAATTGTATGAGTAAAGCCCGAATTCGCCTAGCTAATTATATGATGGCTTTAACAGCTCTAAGTTGTTTAACAATTGTCATTGTGGGTAAATTGAAAAAGAAGGACAAAATGGAAGAAATGAAAGCCCAACATGATGACTTCCGCCGACAAATAACGGCTGAGTTTAGAGAGAGTGTGAAACACGATgctaacaaataa
- the LOC123264681 gene encoding suppressor of cytokine signaling 6, producing MDEKKSISFLKSIKKKLSVKNFYKFRKKNTVKEPHESDAGTSDADLKEINAPSHEIFSGLKEDCLSINDSVDLKLSERISQSEDAVDFENQRNADHSKIETMCNSKESIHINTNNITTVHTNNNFSREENNLDEPHVINEESSQSTLSLELLKLSKYGWYWGPMSGEQADAQLLSEPDGAFLIRDSSDDRHLLTLSFKSAGKLLHARIEHSGGMFSLCNQGESGRFSSIPALVDHSMSFSKYSVFCYSRPRHPGHPAFPVRLTKPVSRFTQIRSLQYLCRFVIRQNTRRDNIHKLPLPEVIKRYVEEDYY from the exons atggatgaaaaaaaatccattagTTTCCtcaaaagtattaaaaagaagttatctgtaaaaaacttttataagttTAGAAAGAAG aatacaGTAAAAGAGCCTCATGAATCAGATGCAGGAACGAGTGATGCCGATTTGAAGGAAATAAATGCTCCAAGCCATGAAATATTTTCTGGGCTTAAAGAAGATTGTCTCAGTATAAATGATTCTGTAGACTTGAAATTATCTGAACGCATTTCACAATCTGAAGATGCTGTcgattttgaaaatcaacgCAATGCCGATCATTCTAAAATAGAGACTATGTGCAACTCAAAAGAATCAATACATATCAATACTAATAACATAACGACAGTTCATACTAATAATAACTTTAGCagagaagaaaataatttagatgaaCCACATGTTATTAATGAAGAATCGAGTCAATCGACTTTATCACTAGAATTGCTAAAGTTGAGTAAATATGGATGGTATTGGGGGCCTATGTCTGGTGAACAGGCTGATGCTCAATTACTTTCGGAACCAGATGGTGCTTTTTTAATTCGAGATTCATCTGATGATAG gcATTTATTAACGTTAAGTTTTAAATCCGCCGGGAAATTATTGCACGCACGAATCGAGCACAGTGGTGGGATGTTTTCGCTCTGTAACCAAGGCGAAAGTGGTAGATTTTCCTCGATACCAGCTCTTGTCGATCATTCAATGAGTTTCAGTAAATATTCGGTATTTTGTTATTCACGACCTAGGCATCCAGGTCATCCGGCATTTCCTGTTCGACTCACGAAACCTGTCAGCCGTTTCACACAAATCCGAAGTTTACAATATTTATGCCGTTTTGTTATTCGACAAAATACTAGACGGGATAATATTCATAAACTTCCTTTACCAGAAGTCATCAAAAGATATGTTGaagaagattattattaa
- the LOC123265499 gene encoding uncharacterized protein LOC123265499 isoform X1 yields the protein MSYVTVICVRRTLYTVRADEYLSNIQREKMSGFLIRVRPFVRTVRGFRTNSILRNVKPEPSTSGAKPQEASDAKYVINEHHLSNFEKRILVFARKYPSVKDVPDKISAEVMQNCMSKARIRLANYMMALTALSCLTIVIVGKLKKKDKMEEMKAQHDDFRRQITAEFRESVKHDANK from the exons ATGTCATACGTCACTGTTATTTGTGTACGACGTACACTGTACACTGTACGTGCTGATGAATATCTATCCAACATCCAACGTGA aaaaatgtCAGGATTTTTAATTCGTGTACGTCCTTTTGTAAGAACTGTCAGAGGATTTAGAACCAATTCCATTCTACGAAATGTTAAACCAGAACCATCAACCTCAGGAGCAAAGCCTCAGGAAGCATCTGACGCTAAATATG taattaatgaACATCatctttcaaatttcgaaaaaagaaTTCTGGTTTTCGCAAGAAAGTATCCCAGTGTAAAAGATGTACCTGATAAAATTTC GGCAGAGGTGATGCAAAATTGTATGAGTAAAGCCCGAATTCGCCTAGCTAATTATATGATGGCTTTAACAGCTCTAAGTTGTTTAACAATTGTCATTGTGGGTAAATTGAAAAAGAAGGACAAAATGGAAGAAATGAAAGCCCAACATGATGACTTCCGCCGACAAATAACGGCTGAGTTTAGAGAGAGTGTGAAACACGATgctaacaaataa
- the LOC123264682 gene encoding glomulin-like, whose protein sequence is MDENDENSVVNNSVKQIRKFLNKKKCQEAIGHLLEISKSEVLDQCSWKLVPAVVELLNEDNYLNNRDVFNTCEKILEIVADNCNANETVLLFLEQVEDLENDIRFRGLLKPLAKSLDKANLDKVIEWVISTIVAYCENLPSPDNVKLEETNDDGFKEDKDPVSERLTSTYQSILSFSEHVINRVISLKSNHIKLSMQLLNLYLSLFGKSFSNLNINKGETYCMFESSIIQMSRLTGDLLKFLKFIEERNNEQITKNIEERKIDLDNIQSLENQLFQVEINDLAYANFYFILMTSEKLNYLIPKVYHPHYLMNILFYLGNCLLIQPEYILVSKGLKLIDNTLKKIDIESISYKSTELTIHHDLLSSLSQIMIFCDSVPERKMALNIFRQYIKLFSMKRRYLLIIHLYETSKNSGLRSLIISILKELIITSLDTKLPCEYFIGDKLAAILLRICKLPNESKSDLVEISDEIITTLNLLRFLILRDKNNITNIWTVLKSIEINYLEPLRKGIELSRAHWEMKIRDLENEKKMLGNQKDEILTDINVMVGGENLPKMPVEETIKFCTRSLWTSRLLLASHLPIVEGSKKDGFKFESEEEYEKNIKIKILSASLPFVNEFGWSRQTISAGAEALGYPGVAHGMFPKGGIELIQYFYANCNAELNKILKSEALAIEENPAKKKKPPEVFVKEALEKRLKMMIPYKSTWPQAITLMTLPPNVPNALANILTLIDDICYYAGDRSVDFNWYTRRIVLAGIYKTTELFLLQDSSENNQRTWEFLERRIQDAYQIYSLLNVASDLPPPDRVINRATEATTAVFVTARNILGLNWNR, encoded by the exons atggatgaaaatgatgaaaattcaGTTGTTAATAACTCTGTCAAACAgataaggaaatttttaaataaaaaaaaatgccaagAAGCAATTGGACATTTACTTGAAATCAGTAAAAGTGAGGTTTTGGATCAATGTTCTTGGAAATTAGTTCCTGCTGTTGTCGAGCTTTTAAATgaagataattatttgaataatcgTGATGTGTTTAACACCTGTGAAAAAATTCTGGAAATAGTCGCCGACAATTGCAATGCTAATGAAAcagttttgttatttttagaaCAAGTTGAAGATCTTGAAAATGACATTAGATTTCGTGGTTTGTTAAAGCCATTGGCAAAATCTCTGGATAAAGCTAATCTTGATAAAGTAATTGAATGGGTTATCAGTACAATCGTGGCGTACTGTGAGAATTTGCCATCACCGGATAATGTTAAATTAGAGGAAACCAATGACGATGGATTCAAGGAGGATAAAGATCCAGTAAGCGAAAGACTCACTTCAACATATCaatcaattttatctttttcagAACATGTTATCAATAGAGTCATCAGTTTAAAGTCAAATCACATAAAACTATCAATGCAACTGCTTAACTTGTATCTGAGTCTCTTTGGAAAatctttttctaatttaaatattaataaaggtGAAACATATTGTATGTTTGAATCGTCAATTATTCAGATGAGTCGACTAACTGGTGACttattgaaattcttaaaatttatcgaaGAGCGTAACAATgaacaaataacaaaaaatattgaagaacGAAAAATAGATTTGGATAATATTCAAAGTCTTGAAAATCAATTGTTCCAAGTTGAGATAAATGATTTAGCATacgcaaatttttatttcatacttATGACTTCAGAGAAACTTAACTATTTGATTCCGAAAGTTTATCATCCACATTATCTGATGAATATACTGTTCTATCTTGGTAATTGTTTATTGATACAACCAGAATATATTTTAGTATCAAAAGGATTAAAGCTTATTgataatactttaaaaaagaTTGATATTGAATCTATCTCGTACAAATCTACAGAATTGACAATACATCATGATTTACTTTCGAGTTTGTCACAAATAATGATTTTCTGTGACTCGGTGCCTGAACGAAAAATggctttaaatatttttcgtcaatacattaaacttttttccatgaaaagacgatatttattgataattcatTTATATGAAACAAGCAAGAATTCTGGTTTACGttctttaataataagtattttaaaagaattaataattacatcgtTGGATACAAAATTACCATGTGAATACTTTATTGGTGATAAATTAGCAGCAATTTTACTACGCATTTGTAAACTTCCAAATGAAAGTAAATCTGATTTAGTAGAAATTTCTGATGAAATAATAACCACCTTGaatttattaagatttttaattttgagggataaaaataatattacgaACATATGGACGGTATTAAAAAGTATAGAAATTAATTACCTAGAACCATTGAGAAAAGGAATTGAACTTTCACGCGCTCATTGGGAAATGAAAATTCGTGAccttgaaaatgaaaaaaaaatgcttggAAATCAAAAGGATGAGATACTAACCGATATTAATGTGATGGTAGGAGGTGAAAATTTACCGAAGATGCCTGTGGAAGAAACAATCAAATTTT gtACCCGGAGTTTATGGACTTCAAGATTATTGTTAGCATCTCATTTACCGATCGTTGAAGGATCAAAAAAAGAtggatttaaatttgaaagtgAAGAAGAGTATgagaagaatataaaaataaaaattttatccgcaTCGTTGCCATTTGTCAATGAATTTGGGTGGAGTCGACAAACGATTAGTGCTG GGGCGGAAGCTCTAGGGTATCCTGGAGTAGCTCATGGGATGTTTCCGAAAGGTGGAATagaattaattcaatactttTACGCGAATTGTAATGCAgagttgaataaaattctaaaatccGAAGCATTGGCGATCGAAGAGAATcctgctaaaaaaaaaaaaccaccaGAAGTTTTTGTAAAAGAAGCTTTGGAGAAACGCCTGAAAATGATGATTCCATATAAATCAACCTGGCCTCAAGCAATTACTTTAATGACACTTCCACCCAATGTTCCTAATGCATTAGCTAATATTCTCACTTTGATTGATGATATATGTTACTATGCGGGTGATAGATCCGTTGAT TTCAATTGGTACACTAGGAGGATTGTTCTTGCTGGAATCTATAAAACAACAGAGCTCTTTTTACTTCAAGATAGCAGTGAAAATAATCAACGAACATGGGAGTTTTTAGAACGACGAATACAAGATGCTTATCAAATTTACAGTTTATTAAATGTAGCTTCTGATTTGCCACCACCTGATCGAGTTATTAATCGCGCCACTGAAGCAACAACTGCTGTTTTCGTAacg gcacGAAATATACTTGGATTGAATTGGAATAGGTGA
- the LOC123265498 gene encoding protein MIX23 has product MAASSSMECGDFLEFQDSLQKMRQIDDKIIYLLNTTIPTESFRGQVDATSKCKDLFQQIQSGHSQREIAIKKCMDSSREKVKRLKEEKEKKPDDISMLKSLRHEQTTLRLLESELGVEEVVKNRTNQIYMAKCRGFYKPST; this is encoded by the exons ATGGCAGCATCTTCAAGCATGGAGTGTGGggattttttggaatttcag GACTCTTTACAAAAGATGAGACAGATAGatgacaaaataatttacttattaaatacaaCTATTCCTACGGAATCATTTCGGGGTCAAGTAGATGCTACTTCTAAATGTAAAGATTTATTCCAACAAATTCAATCAGGCCATTCACAAAGGgaaattgcaattaaaaagtGTATGGATTCATCACGTGAAAAGGTCAAACGattgaaagaagaaaaagaaaaaaaacctGATGATATTTCAATGCTTAAATCATTAAGACACGAACAAACAACTTTGAGGCTTTTAGAATCTGAATTAGGTGTTGAAGAAGTAGTTAAAAATCGTACCAATCAAATTTATATGGCTAAATGTCGTGGGTTTTATAAACCAAGTACCTag